Proteins from a genomic interval of Streptomyces sp. NBC_00820:
- a CDS encoding TerD family protein yields MTGFSKGIRKVEVALKWDPAPADRPPTDLDIIAAPFVSDDAYGAPAYLVHFDSRSPDGTIFLNRDSTDGRGFGWDEVMTLELDRLAARYTRVVVGVVLQQRSGHQTFVNVLNPAMRVREGHTVLAEDDFGSVLGATAATIAEFVRDEAGEWTLRPGVHGFDEDPVTFTRIMGRDPRP; encoded by the coding sequence TTGACCGGCTTCAGCAAGGGAATCCGCAAGGTCGAGGTCGCGCTCAAGTGGGACCCGGCTCCGGCGGACCGGCCACCGACCGATCTCGACATCATCGCGGCGCCGTTCGTGTCGGACGACGCCTACGGGGCTCCGGCCTATCTGGTGCACTTCGACAGCCGCTCGCCGGACGGCACGATCTTCTTGAACCGGGACAGCACGGACGGCAGGGGGTTCGGCTGGGACGAGGTCATGACGCTCGAACTCGATCGGCTCGCCGCCCGGTACACGCGCGTGGTGGTGGGCGTCGTCCTCCAGCAGCGGTCCGGACACCAGACGTTCGTGAACGTGCTGAACCCCGCGATGCGCGTCCGCGAGGGCCACACCGTCCTCGCCGAGGACGACTTCGGCTCCGTCCTCGGGGCCACGGCCGCCACCATCGCCGAGTTCGTACGGGACGAAGCGGGCGAGTGGACCCTCCGTCCCGGCGTCCATGGCTTCGACGAGGATCCGGTGACCTTCACCCGGATCATGGGCAGGGACCCCCGGCCCTGA
- a CDS encoding YdbC family protein yields MLVKWIRCTVVDRRGFERGQRKWAGLLGEPGFRGQGGGWSRQRPGVAHIFAFWESRAFYDSFMARSHDRLAATQAGTFKDTQVKLFEYRFDVKTGFEPRFTDSDLIRVALCRVHEERVDHFTLMQEKVWNPAMAGSPGMIRGMFAEAPEQEFLVLSMWRAAAEHGKYRTERVERLALRAQTEADIAALSGDIVELEPAWTV; encoded by the coding sequence GTGCTGGTCAAGTGGATTCGCTGCACCGTGGTGGACCGCCGCGGCTTCGAGCGCGGGCAGCGGAAATGGGCGGGGCTTCTGGGGGAGCCGGGGTTTCGGGGACAGGGCGGAGGGTGGAGCCGGCAGCGGCCCGGAGTGGCGCACATCTTCGCGTTCTGGGAGAGCCGTGCCTTCTACGACTCCTTCATGGCCCGTTCCCACGACCGGCTGGCCGCCACCCAGGCCGGCACGTTCAAGGACACCCAGGTCAAGCTCTTCGAGTACCGCTTCGACGTGAAGACCGGCTTCGAGCCACGGTTCACCGACAGCGACCTGATCCGGGTGGCCCTCTGCAGGGTGCACGAGGAGCGCGTCGACCACTTCACCCTCATGCAGGAAAAGGTCTGGAACCCCGCGATGGCGGGCTCGCCCGGCATGATCCGGGGCATGTTCGCCGAGGCGCCCGAGCAGGAGTTCCTCGTCCTGTCCATGTGGCGGGCGGCGGCCGAACACGGAAAGTACCGGACCGAACGCGTGGAGCGCCTGGCGCTCAGAGCGCAGACGGAGGCCGACATCGCCGCCCTCTCGGGTGACATCGTGGAACTGGAGCCCGCCTGGACGGTCTGA
- a CDS encoding histidine phosphatase family protein, with translation MARPRRIVLVRHGESTGNVDDSVYEREPDHALALTERGRRQAEETGKGLRELFGRERVSVYVSPYRRTHETLGAFHLDPDLIRVREEPRLREQDWGNWQERDDVRLQKSYRDAYGHFFFRFPQGESGADVYDRVGGFLESLFRSFEDPDHPPNVLLVTHGLAMRLFCMRWFHWTVGEFESLSNPGNAEVRMLVLGEDGKYTLDRPFERWRDPVPFWING, from the coding sequence ATGGCACGACCACGGCGCATCGTTCTTGTCCGGCACGGCGAGTCGACCGGCAACGTCGATGACTCCGTGTACGAGCGGGAGCCCGACCACGCTCTCGCACTCACCGAACGCGGCCGGCGGCAGGCCGAGGAGACCGGCAAGGGGCTCCGCGAGCTCTTCGGCCGGGAACGCGTGAGCGTGTACGTCTCCCCTTACCGCCGCACGCACGAGACCCTCGGCGCCTTCCACCTCGACCCCGACCTCATACGGGTACGGGAGGAACCCCGGCTGCGCGAGCAGGACTGGGGGAACTGGCAGGAACGCGACGACGTACGCCTGCAGAAGTCCTACCGGGACGCGTACGGCCACTTCTTCTTCCGGTTCCCGCAGGGGGAGTCCGGCGCCGACGTGTACGACCGGGTCGGCGGCTTCCTGGAGAGCCTGTTCCGCAGCTTCGAGGACCCCGACCATCCACCGAACGTGCTCCTGGTGACGCACGGACTCGCGATGCGCCTGTTCTGCATGCGCTGGTTCCACTGGACGGTGGGGGAGTTCGAGTCGCTGTCGAACCCGGGGAACGCCGAGGTGCGGATGCTCGTGCTCGGGGAGGACGGAAAATACACGCTCGACCGGCCTTTCGAGCGGTGGCGGGACCCGGTGCCCTTCTGGATCAACGGATAG